TACCTATCGTAGCAATGGAAAATACTGGCTCACGCGAATATCTTGGCAACAATGACTACGGTTTACTCACAAAGGCACAAGACGTCCCTGATTTCGTTGATAATCTCCAAAAGATGATGTCACAGCCAGCATTACGGCATCATTATGCCCATCAAAGTCTCGAACGTGCCAGTCACTTTAGCCCCGAAACCATTGTGAGTCAATGGATGCCGATTATCGAACATCAACCAACCCGTGTTTCAGTTACTGGTTAAACAAGCCCCGATGCAAGCGCCTGTTGCATCGGGGCTTTTTTGTGAGCGCGTTATGATGATACACGTACAATCCCGATTAAAAATCGGCCCATAACGACTGTAGTTTGGTCATGACAGCCAAGATTCGGTACAATGAGCTTATCTTAAGTATGGAGGCTCTAACCAATATGGAATCAATGAAGCAAAGAATGCTTGGTGGCAAACTGTATAAAGCAAACGATCCAGAAATCAGCGTTGAGAGTCAGCGAGGCAGTGATCTCGTCTGGCAGTTTAATCATTTAGCCCCTGATAAAAAAGCAGAACGAGCTGCGGTTTTAAAACAATTATTTCATGCATTTGGAGACAATAACTACATTGAGCCTCCTTTCTACGTTGACTACGGTGCTCACACGTCAATCGGTGATCATTTTTATGCCAACACAGATTGTGTTTTCTTGGATACCGCGCCAATTACCATTGGCAACCGGGTTTATTTAGCGCCTAAAGTGAGTTTATTTACAGCCGGCCACCCAATTGATGCCGCTATCCGCGGTGAAGATTTAGAATATGGTAAGCCTATCAAAATTGGCGATGATGTCTGGATTGGCGGCGGCGTCATTATTAATCCAGGTGTGACCATCGGCAGCGATGTTGTTATCGGTTCTGGATCGGTGGTCACAAAAGACGTTCCTGATCATGTCATCGTTGCTGGCAATCCTGCTCGCATGATTCGGCGGATTACTGATAAAGATCATGCCCAGTGGCAACAACAAAAAGATGAGTTCTTAACCTGGCAGCAACAGGCTGATGAAAGCCAACAATCAAAGCAGTCTTAACTGACCATTAACGGAGAGAACAATGTTCAAATTAATAGCAACAGACATGGACGGCACCTTTTTGAGAGACGACATGACCTATGATCGCGATTTTTTTGCGACGTTACATGAAAAAATGCAAGCGCAAGGCATTCAGTGGGTGGTGGCCAGTGGTAATCAATACTTTCAGCTGACTTCCTTTTTTGAAGCTTTCCCTGATACGATTTATGTTGCTGAAAACGGCGCCTACATTCGCGATGCTAACAAAGTGTATGCTTTAAGTTCTTTTGAAAACGGTGCCATTCAACCAATTCTGACTAAACTAACTAGCATACCTGATCTCAAAATTCTTGTCTGTGGTCAATCAAGCGCCTATGCCCTGAAAACTACTGATGCTGCCCATATCGCAACGGCACGACAATACTACAAGCAATTACGTCTAGTTGATACTTTCGACAATCTCGATGATCGCATTTTAAAATTTGCCATTAGTTGTCCTCCAGAAAAAACCGCGGCTATTGTTGCCGAAATGCGCCAACTGTTGGTTGGCTTGGGAGAACCGACAAGCAGCGGCCACGGCGACATTGATATCATTCAGCCCGGGATGAACAAAGCTGCCGGATTGGCAACACTTGGTCGGCATTTAAACATTCAACTTGCTGATATGTGCGCTTTTGGCGATGGCGGCAACGATTTAGAAATGCTACGGGAAGTTGGTCTTGGTGTGGCGATGGCAAATGCAACGCCAGCAGTACTGGCAGTCGCCGACACAACCACTAAGAGCAATCAGGAACAAGGTGTCTTGCAGTTTATGCATCATCTGTTATCTGAACCCTGAAGCCTTGTTGGAAGAAGCCACTAAAAAGGAGGCCGCATGCATCTCGATTTTGCGATGCATGCGGCCTCCTTTTTTGTGTTCCACGTGAAACTCACTCGAATACGCGGACGTTTCATGTGGAACTAGGCTTAACAAATCCCTACTTTTCAGCAATTGATAAGTCTGGCACTGTTTCCTGATTCGTCATGACCATTGGCGAAAACAATCGCGCGATCATCGCAGCCGACAGCTTATGTTCCGAGCGCAACAAGTCAGGAATAGCAACGTGCTGCTTCATGCTGTGCTGAATCAATCTAGCCGTCGCCTCATAACCAAGATACGGGCTTAAAACTGTGGCACTGATAGCCGAATGGTGAACCGCGGTTTCACACTGCTCACGATTAACCGTCAGCCCAGCCACACAGTTTGACGTTAAGGTTGCAATGCCGCGAGCCAAGTACCGCTCCCCTTGCAACAAATCACAGAAAATAATCGGCTCAAAAGCATTCAGTTCAAGCTGTCCGGCTTCGGCTGCCATACTGATCGTGACATCTTGGCCAATCACCTGAAAGGCAATTTGATTAACGACTTCTGGAATGATAGGATTGACTTTTCCTGGCATAATCGATGAACCAGCCTGTTTTGCTGGTAAATGTAACTCATTAAGTCCCGCCTGTGGACCACTGCTTAACAAGCGAAGATCATTGGCTACTTTTGACAAATCAGTGGCAAGTCCCTTCATAGCACCAGAGAAGGCCACCAAAACGTCGCAGTTCTGCGTTGCATCAATAAAATCCTCAGCTGGCTTCAATTGCAGATCAATCAATTGATTAACCTGACGAATAATATGACTACGGTAATAAGGCGACGCATTCAACCCAGTTCCAATCGCCGTACCGCCTAAGTTAACCGCCTGTAAATCGGCCGCAGCCCGTGTCAATCGGGCTAAGTCTCGACGGAACAAGCTGGCATACGCGTGAAAACTGTGTCCATATGTTGTAGGAACAGCGTCTTGCAGTTGCGTGCGGCCCACTTTAACAACATCCGCAAACTCATGTGCTTTAGCGTCCAAGGTTTTTATCAAAAACGTTAATGCTTGTTTCAGCGGTGGCAATGCCTGTAATGCTGCCATCTTTCCGGCTGTTGGATAAGTATCATTGGTCGACTGGCTCTGATTAACATCATCATTTGGATGAACGCGAATCGTTTTGAGCTCAGCGCTGGCCAAGTTGGCGACGACTTCATTGACGTTCATATTCACGGAAGTCCCAGCGCTACCTTGAATCGCAGGCGCGACCAACGCATCTTGATGTTCCCCCATCAGCAAGCTGTTGCACGCAGCAACAATCGCCCGCGACTTTCGAACATCTAACGTACCTGCAGCTGCATTCACTTGTGCAGCTGCTTTTTTTATGATGATCAGACTTTTGAAAAGTAGCGGATCAGTCCGCTCTGTACTGATCGGGAAATTCGTTAGCGCACGGGTCGTGTGAATTCCATATAAGACATCCTCATCAATTGCCAACTTACCAATACAATCTTCCTCGATACGCATTGTGAACTTCCTTTCGTATACCAATATTTACTTTATCAGTATAATCGGGTAAAAACATGCGTCAACGTTTGTTGTTAGGTAGTCTGACAACACCTATAAAAAGTATACCAATTTAAAAAATCACTGTGATGAAGCTTAAATGCGTTAAACGTATTCATTTAACAGGTAACCGTCCGCCGTCACGCCATTGCCCGATCATTTGCTTTGCCTGACAAGCGTTAGCAAACTTTGTCAGCCGTTGACGAAATAATTTAGGTTGGTGACTTTTGATTTGAATCGTGTCACAACGGACTCGTTGATACAAAGGCGGACACGACTGAAAATACTGCC
This genomic window from Lacticaseibacillus paracasei subsp. paracasei contains:
- a CDS encoding sugar O-acetyltransferase, with amino-acid sequence MESMKQRMLGGKLYKANDPEISVESQRGSDLVWQFNHLAPDKKAERAAVLKQLFHAFGDNNYIEPPFYVDYGAHTSIGDHFYANTDCVFLDTAPITIGNRVYLAPKVSLFTAGHPIDAAIRGEDLEYGKPIKIGDDVWIGGGVIINPGVTIGSDVVIGSGSVVTKDVPDHVIVAGNPARMIRRITDKDHAQWQQQKDEFLTWQQQADESQQSKQS
- a CDS encoding aspartate ammonia-lyase is translated as MRIEEDCIGKLAIDEDVLYGIHTTRALTNFPISTERTDPLLFKSLIIIKKAAAQVNAAAGTLDVRKSRAIVAACNSLLMGEHQDALVAPAIQGSAGTSVNMNVNEVVANLASAELKTIRVHPNDDVNQSQSTNDTYPTAGKMAALQALPPLKQALTFLIKTLDAKAHEFADVVKVGRTQLQDAVPTTYGHSFHAYASLFRRDLARLTRAAADLQAVNLGGTAIGTGLNASPYYRSHIIRQVNQLIDLQLKPAEDFIDATQNCDVLVAFSGAMKGLATDLSKVANDLRLLSSGPQAGLNELHLPAKQAGSSIMPGKVNPIIPEVVNQIAFQVIGQDVTISMAAEAGQLELNAFEPIIFCDLLQGERYLARGIATLTSNCVAGLTVNREQCETAVHHSAISATVLSPYLGYEATARLIQHSMKQHVAIPDLLRSEHKLSAAMIARLFSPMVMTNQETVPDLSIAEK
- a CDS encoding Cof-type HAD-IIB family hydrolase, encoding MFKLIATDMDGTFLRDDMTYDRDFFATLHEKMQAQGIQWVVASGNQYFQLTSFFEAFPDTIYVAENGAYIRDANKVYALSSFENGAIQPILTKLTSIPDLKILVCGQSSAYALKTTDAAHIATARQYYKQLRLVDTFDNLDDRILKFAISCPPEKTAAIVAEMRQLLVGLGEPTSSGHGDIDIIQPGMNKAAGLATLGRHLNIQLADMCAFGDGGNDLEMLREVGLGVAMANATPAVLAVADTTTKSNQEQGVLQFMHHLLSEP